From Pseudomonas sp. LS1212, the proteins below share one genomic window:
- a CDS encoding ABC transporter permease, with product MILDYALIWENLPLYFGGALLTLKILLISLACGLVLAIPLALMRVSRSVLISFPAWLYTYVIRGTPMLVQLFLIYYGLAQFEAVRQSVLWPWLSSATFCACLAFAINTSAYSAELLAGSLKATSNGEIEAGRAMGMSRWTLYRRILLPSALRRALPQYSNEVLMMLQTTSLASIVTLVDITGAARTVSSRFYMPFEAFITAGLIYLVLTFILVRLFKLAERHWLAYLAPRKH from the coding sequence ATGATTCTCGACTACGCCCTGATCTGGGAAAACCTGCCGCTGTATTTCGGCGGCGCGCTACTGACCCTGAAGATTCTGCTGATCTCCCTGGCGTGCGGCCTGGTGCTGGCGATTCCCCTGGCGTTGATGCGGGTGTCGCGCTCAGTGCTCATCAGCTTTCCGGCCTGGCTGTACACCTACGTGATTCGCGGCACGCCGATGCTGGTGCAATTGTTCCTCATCTATTACGGCCTGGCGCAGTTCGAGGCTGTACGTCAAAGCGTGCTCTGGCCCTGGTTGTCCAGCGCCACTTTCTGCGCTTGCCTGGCGTTCGCGATCAATACCAGTGCCTACAGCGCCGAACTCCTGGCTGGCAGCCTGAAGGCCACGTCCAATGGCGAGATCGAAGCGGGCAGGGCCATGGGCATGTCTCGCTGGACCCTGTACCGGCGGATTCTCCTGCCTTCGGCCTTGCGCCGCGCGTTGCCGCAGTACAGCAACGAAGTCTTGATGATGCTGCAAACCACCAGCCTTGCCTCCATCGTCACCCTGGTCGACATCACCGGGGCAGCCCGCACCGTCAGCTCGCGATTCTATATGCCGTTCGAAGCCTTCATTACCGCCGGCCTCATCTACCTGGTCCTGACGTTCATCCTGGTTCGACTGTTCAAGCTGGCCGAGCGCCACTGGCTGGCGTATCTGGCGCCACGCAAGCATTAA
- a CDS encoding succinylglutamate desuccinylase/aspartoacylase family protein → MNHIQYLLPWSATGTERHLSLFRFGSGPRKAYIQASLHADELPGMRVAVELKRRLRELEEQGRLTGVIELVPVANPIGLGQMFQATHQGRFEFSSGKNFNRDFPVLADAVASRLEGRLGDDAQANIALIRRTMVDVLMDLPAAGSELDELRRRLLQHACDADVVLDLHCDFESIMLLYAFPQNWPRLRSLAARLGAGAALLAEDAGGNAFDEACAMPWLRLAERFPEANIPLACLATTIELRGMADTEREPCLASAEQILGFLAEQGLISGDWPAAPATCCEATPFAGAQYAYAPHPGVVSFLQPLGARVKVGDPLFEVLDPLTDRHSVVHACTDGILYARERLRFAQPGLWLAKVAGSTPIRQGRLLSD, encoded by the coding sequence ATGAACCACATTCAATACCTGTTGCCCTGGAGCGCCACTGGCACCGAGCGCCACCTGTCGTTGTTCCGCTTTGGCAGTGGGCCGCGCAAGGCCTACATCCAGGCCTCGCTGCATGCCGACGAATTGCCGGGCATGCGCGTTGCCGTCGAGCTCAAGCGCCGTCTGCGCGAGCTGGAAGAGCAGGGGCGCCTGACCGGAGTGATCGAACTGGTGCCGGTGGCCAATCCGATCGGGCTTGGGCAAATGTTCCAGGCGACTCACCAGGGCCGCTTCGAGTTCTCCAGCGGGAAGAACTTCAATCGGGACTTCCCGGTGCTCGCCGACGCCGTGGCGTCCCGCCTGGAAGGCCGGTTGGGTGACGATGCGCAGGCCAATATCGCGCTCATCCGCCGCACCATGGTCGATGTCCTGATGGACTTGCCCGCGGCCGGATCGGAGCTCGATGAATTGCGCCGCCGGCTGTTGCAGCACGCCTGCGATGCCGACGTGGTGCTGGACCTGCATTGCGACTTCGAGTCGATCATGTTGCTCTACGCCTTCCCGCAAAACTGGCCACGCCTGCGTTCGCTGGCTGCGCGGCTGGGCGCAGGCGCCGCACTGCTGGCCGAGGATGCCGGCGGCAATGCCTTCGATGAAGCGTGCGCGATGCCCTGGCTGCGCCTGGCCGAACGCTTCCCCGAGGCCAATATTCCGCTGGCCTGCCTGGCCACCACCATCGAGTTGCGCGGCATGGCCGATACCGAACGCGAGCCGTGCCTGGCCAGTGCCGAGCAGATTCTCGGTTTTCTGGCCGAGCAGGGCCTGATCAGCGGCGACTGGCCTGCCGCACCAGCCACTTGCTGTGAAGCCACGCCGTTCGCCGGGGCGCAGTACGCCTATGCACCGCACCCGGGCGTGGTGAGTTTTCTGCAACCGCTGGGTGCCCGGGTCAAGGTGGGAGACCCGTTGTTCGAGGTGCTTGACCCGCTGACCGATCGACACAGCGTGGTACACGCCTGCACCGACGGCATTCTCTATGCCCGCGAGCGCCTGCGTTTCGCCCAGCCCGGACTGTGGTTGGCCAAGGTGGCCGGCAGTACTCCCATTCGCCAGGGTCGCTTGCTCAGCGACTGA
- a CDS encoding ABC transporter ATP-binding protein produces the protein MNKLEVRDLHKRYGRHEVLKGVSLQAQAGDVISIIGSSGSGKSTFLRCINLLEQPNEGRILLNGEELKLVANRLGGLKAVEPGQLQRMRSRLAMVFQHFNLWSHMSALENVMEAPVHVQGLSKQQAREKAEHYLHKVGVAHRKGAYPAHMSGGEQQRVAIARALAMEPEVMLFDEPTSALDPELVGEVLKVMQDLAQEGRTMVVVTHEMGFAREVSNQLVFLHQGRVEESGNPRDVLVRPQSERLQQFLAGSLK, from the coding sequence ATGAACAAACTCGAAGTTCGCGATCTCCACAAGCGCTACGGTCGTCACGAAGTGCTCAAGGGCGTTTCCCTTCAGGCACAAGCCGGCGATGTGATCAGCATCATCGGCTCCAGTGGCTCGGGCAAAAGTACCTTTCTGCGCTGCATCAACCTGCTGGAACAACCCAACGAAGGCCGCATTCTGCTCAATGGAGAAGAACTGAAGCTGGTGGCCAACCGGCTCGGCGGGCTCAAGGCCGTCGAGCCTGGACAACTGCAGCGCATGCGCTCGCGCCTGGCGATGGTATTCCAGCATTTCAACCTGTGGTCGCACATGAGCGCCCTGGAAAATGTCATGGAAGCCCCGGTGCATGTGCAGGGCTTGAGCAAGCAGCAGGCGCGGGAAAAAGCCGAGCACTATTTGCACAAGGTCGGCGTCGCACACCGCAAGGGTGCCTATCCGGCACACATGTCCGGTGGCGAGCAGCAGCGGGTGGCGATTGCCCGGGCACTGGCGATGGAACCGGAGGTGATGCTCTTCGACGAACCGACCTCGGCACTCGACCCGGAACTGGTCGGCGAAGTGCTCAAGGTGATGCAGGACCTGGCCCAGGAAGGCCGCACCATGGTGGTGGTGACCCATGAAATGGGCTTTGCCCGCGAGGTGTCGAACCAGTTGGTGTTCCTCCACCAGGGCCGCGTCGAAGAAAGCGGCAACCCCCGCGATGTGCTGGTCAGGCCGCAGTCCGAACGGCTGCAGCAGTTCCTTGCCGGCAGCTTGAAATAG
- a CDS encoding MurR/RpiR family transcriptional regulator, protein MPTPSKNSTVYAAPVMRKLAQIVPDLQPSLRKVADYILRHPLKAATLTIEELARETATSPAAVNRLAKVMDLGGFTGMKAELVATLQQMVSPVDKLRNELAHRPDGAFGLHEQIQSATSNLGTAGTNNHAESFEAFVNCLTKARKIYILGFGNSVYMAGLAASTLMPFCADATAISMEGGNENAAYRLAAITDQDVLLAIALPRYSLDTTQLARFASERGATVLAITDSPASPLAPIARHVLFAPADHPVLTSSNIAVLALIEGLVAGVMTRNKQAVRLATELTESVMSYLHMPDGHKSARK, encoded by the coding sequence ATGCCTACTCCCTCGAAGAACTCGACTGTCTATGCCGCACCGGTGATGCGCAAACTGGCGCAAATCGTCCCCGACCTGCAACCGTCGCTGCGCAAGGTGGCGGACTATATCCTGCGCCATCCACTCAAGGCCGCTACCTTGACCATCGAGGAGCTGGCCCGGGAGACCGCGACTTCGCCTGCGGCCGTCAACCGCCTGGCCAAGGTCATGGACCTGGGCGGTTTCACCGGCATGAAGGCCGAGCTGGTCGCGACCTTGCAGCAAATGGTTTCCCCGGTCGACAAGTTGCGCAACGAACTGGCCCATCGCCCCGATGGTGCATTTGGCCTGCATGAGCAAATCCAGAGCGCCACCAGCAACCTCGGCACCGCCGGCACCAACAACCATGCCGAGAGCTTCGAAGCCTTCGTCAACTGCCTGACCAAGGCCCGCAAAATTTATATCCTGGGTTTTGGCAACAGCGTTTACATGGCCGGCCTGGCAGCCTCGACCCTCATGCCGTTCTGCGCCGACGCCACGGCGATCAGCATGGAGGGCGGCAACGAAAACGCGGCTTACCGGCTGGCAGCGATCACTGACCAGGACGTGCTGCTGGCCATCGCCTTGCCTCGCTATTCCCTCGACACGACGCAGCTTGCACGGTTCGCCAGCGAGCGTGGCGCGACGGTACTGGCGATCACCGATTCACCCGCATCGCCCCTGGCCCCCATCGCCCGGCACGTGCTCTTCGCGCCAGCCGACCACCCGGTCCTGACCAGTTCCAACATCGCCGTGCTGGCCTTGATCGAAGGGTTGGTGGCGGGGGTGATGACACGTAATAAACAAGCGGTAAGGCTGGCGACCGAACTCACTGAAAGCGTGATGAGTTACTTGCACATGCCGGACGGTCATAAGTCTGCCAGGAAGTAA
- a CDS encoding isoprenylcysteine carboxylmethyltransferase family protein, with product MKITPRLALLSLATTLAYLGLAVLGWGGFAAYFAQPALVVIALATLVLAALALCTEGNLSPGEREDKANRWVLPVFGVLGLLAAFLPAYTDRLDIWTLDGEGMRWLGVVLFIAGGALRLWPVFVLGNRFSGLVAIQPGHTLVTTGIYRTLRNPSYLGLLINALGWALAFRSGVGVLLTVLMLIPLIARIRAEEALLHAQFGAEYEAYCAKTWRLIPGLY from the coding sequence ATGAAAATCACCCCCCGCCTGGCTCTTTTGAGCCTGGCAACCACCCTCGCCTATCTCGGCCTCGCCGTACTGGGATGGGGTGGCTTCGCTGCGTACTTTGCCCAGCCCGCATTGGTGGTCATCGCGCTGGCCACTCTGGTGCTGGCTGCGTTGGCACTTTGCACCGAGGGCAACCTGAGCCCGGGTGAGCGTGAAGACAAAGCGAACCGATGGGTGCTGCCGGTTTTCGGAGTGCTCGGCCTGCTCGCCGCTTTTCTGCCGGCCTACACCGACCGGCTGGATATCTGGACGCTCGATGGCGAGGGCATGCGCTGGCTGGGGGTCGTGCTTTTTATCGCCGGGGGTGCGCTGCGGCTCTGGCCGGTTTTCGTGCTGGGCAACCGCTTCAGCGGGCTGGTGGCTATTCAACCCGGCCATACCCTGGTCACCACGGGTATCTACCGTACGCTGCGCAACCCCAGCTATCTCGGGCTGCTGATCAACGCGTTAGGCTGGGCACTGGCCTTTCGCTCCGGCGTCGGCGTGTTGCTGACGGTGCTGATGCTCATTCCGCTGATCGCGCGTATTCGTGCCGAGGAAGCACTGCTGCATGCGCAGTTCGGTGCCGAATACGAAGCCTATTGCGCAAAGACCTGGCGGCTGATTCCCGGGCTCTATTGA
- a CDS encoding DUF2784 domain-containing protein, which translates to MFYRIAADGLLLFHLLFIVFVLGGGLLALKWPRLCWWHLPAMAWGAAVEGFQWPCPLTGWENDMRRAAGDAGYSGGFIEHYLWPLIYPAGLTPGIQVWLGVLVLVINALIYLMLLRRWKSRRGA; encoded by the coding sequence ATGTTCTACCGGATAGCCGCCGATGGCTTGCTGCTGTTCCACCTGCTGTTCATTGTCTTCGTGCTGGGCGGCGGGCTGCTGGCGCTCAAATGGCCCCGCCTGTGCTGGTGGCACCTGCCTGCCATGGCCTGGGGAGCAGCGGTCGAGGGTTTCCAGTGGCCGTGCCCGTTGACCGGTTGGGAAAACGACATGCGCCGGGCTGCCGGAGACGCGGGCTATAGCGGTGGGTTCATCGAACATTATCTGTGGCCGCTGATCTATCCGGCCGGGCTGACACCTGGCATTCAGGTATGGCTGGGTGTGCTGGTGCTGGTGATCAATGCGCTCATCTACCTGATGTTGTTGAGGCGGTGGAAGTCGAGACGAGGTGCCTAG